The Atribacterota bacterium genome has a window encoding:
- a CDS encoding FAD-dependent oxidoreductase, which translates to MVSSNEYDVVVIGAGIAGSSVSRELSKFELSIALIEKEPDICFGTTKGTHAIVHSCLSNKNTPLRNMGEAVGNLHMEKMCSELDVPYKKAGKFLVAFSQKDLEVLRELELLAISNHVPKVELILDKRRIKEMEPNLSEEVQAVLYTPSTGIVSPWDLVFGFTENAVANGVELFTNATCNNIKIKDGGFVVETNIGEFKASYIINAAGAYADKIAGMVGDRSFKINGVRMQRAIFDKTCDGLVNRILRDINGSAPGDFIMPTLHGNIMVGTKNDLVNDISDTRTTRDGINCWVLPEGKKIIPNLDKNKIIRSFSAVIAMAGDDYLIRPSVETPKFINMILGGSGITAAQVMAKYIIDNILKKEDIKLIEKKDFNPYRKDMPHINELSNTKIDCFIENNPLYGHIVCRCENVSEGEIIDAIKRGARTLDGIKYRTRAGMGRCQGGFCTPRILKIMSRELGIPVTEITKKGGDSVIMPLEAKELLLDRIYNQ; encoded by the coding sequence ATGGTAAGCAGTAATGAATATGATGTTGTTGTCATAGGAGCAGGTATAGCCGGATCCTCTGTATCGAGAGAGCTATCAAAATTTGAATTATCCATAGCACTCATTGAGAAAGAGCCGGATATTTGTTTTGGCACCACGAAAGGAACACATGCTATTGTTCATAGCTGTCTGAGCAATAAGAATACACCACTCAGGAACATGGGCGAGGCAGTTGGAAATCTGCATATGGAAAAAATGTGTTCTGAACTGGATGTACCTTATAAGAAGGCCGGGAAGTTCCTGGTTGCATTTAGCCAAAAAGACTTGGAGGTCTTAAGAGAATTAGAATTGTTGGCAATAAGCAACCATGTTCCAAAAGTCGAATTGATTTTAGATAAAAGAAGAATAAAAGAAATGGAACCTAACCTTTCAGAAGAGGTACAGGCTGTTCTTTATACTCCATCTACCGGTATAGTTAGTCCATGGGACTTGGTTTTTGGTTTTACCGAAAACGCTGTAGCAAATGGTGTGGAACTTTTTACTAATGCAACCTGTAATAATATAAAGATTAAAGATGGCGGTTTTGTTGTAGAAACTAATATAGGTGAATTTAAAGCTTCCTACATAATAAATGCTGCCGGTGCTTATGCGGATAAAATTGCCGGTATGGTTGGCGACAGGAGTTTTAAGATAAATGGTGTCAGGATGCAAAGAGCGATATTTGATAAAACTTGCGATGGTTTGGTAAACCGTATACTAAGAGATATAAATGGATCCGCGCCTGGTGATTTCATTATGCCGACATTACACGGAAATATCATGGTAGGCACTAAAAATGATTTAGTTAATGATATTTCTGACACAAGAACTACCAGGGATGGAATTAATTGCTGGGTCTTACCTGAAGGTAAAAAAATCATACCAAATCTCGATAAAAATAAAATTATTAGATCATTTTCCGCAGTCATAGCGATGGCAGGCGATGATTATTTAATAAGACCTTCTGTAGAAACTCCAAAGTTTATTAATATGATTCTTGGCGGCTCTGGCATAACGGCAGCCCAGGTTATGGCTAAATATATAATAGACAATATCTTAAAAAAAGAGGACATAAAGTTAATTGAAAAAAAAGATTTTAACCCATATAGAAAAGATATGCCTCATATAAATGAATTGTCCAATACAAAAATAGATTGCTTTATAGAAAATAATCCATTATATGGTCATATTGTATGCCGCTGTGAAAATGTGTCCGAGGGAGAGATTATTGACGCAATTAAAAGAGGTGCACGAACATTGGATGGGATTAAATACCGTACCAGAGCGGGCATGGGTCGCTGCCAGGGTGGATTTTGTACACCAAGGATATTAAAGATAATGTCCAGAGAGTTAGGTATTCCAGTAACAGAGATAACAAAAAAGGGTGGAGATTCAGTAATAATGCCGCTAGAAGCAAAAGAGCTATTATTGGATAGGATTTATAACCAATG